One genomic region from Halomicrobium zhouii encodes:
- a CDS encoding NAD(P)/FAD-dependent oxidoreductase, translated as MSDVVVVGGGLAGLVAARRLAESGADVTVFERESRVGGRVRSHRVDGYTHDRGFQVLFSAYPAVQRELDLDALDLRYFTPGATIARPGERSVLVDPRRAPTNALQTLFNGDVTFGDKLRLFTLQRELAGRSPEAILDRGGTSTRAYLERVGFSKQFVENFAAPFYGGITLDRDLETDSMVFEYTFKMLSEGRIGVPAAGMGAIPDQLAKRAEMAGATIETGTAVSSVDPSSTEAVLTVDGETVVADAVVVAADPPAARDLTGLGSIPTEARSCVTLSVARQSRTGLPTGKRLILNAGESGPNQVAPMSAVAPEYAPSDATLYSATFLGDREESDETLFESVRETMASWYPEANLADLELVATDRVPFAQFAQPPGFRAGLPTVDDPDGPVFLAGDYTRWSSIQGALESGRVAAEAAVEELER; from the coding sequence ATGAGCGACGTCGTCGTGGTCGGTGGCGGACTCGCGGGACTCGTCGCGGCCCGCCGGCTCGCCGAGTCGGGCGCGGACGTGACGGTGTTCGAACGAGAGTCGCGGGTCGGCGGCCGGGTCCGGTCCCACCGGGTGGACGGCTACACGCACGACCGCGGGTTCCAGGTGCTGTTCTCGGCCTATCCCGCCGTCCAGCGGGAGCTGGATCTGGACGCGCTCGACCTGCGATACTTCACGCCGGGCGCGACCATCGCCCGGCCCGGGGAGCGGTCGGTGCTCGTCGACCCGCGACGCGCGCCGACGAACGCGCTGCAGACGCTGTTCAACGGGGACGTCACGTTCGGCGACAAGCTCCGGCTGTTCACGCTCCAGCGCGAACTCGCCGGTCGGTCGCCCGAGGCTATCCTGGACCGCGGCGGGACGAGCACCCGGGCGTACCTCGAAAGGGTGGGGTTCTCGAAGCAGTTCGTCGAGAACTTCGCGGCGCCGTTCTACGGCGGTATCACGCTGGACCGGGACCTGGAGACCGACAGCATGGTGTTCGAGTACACGTTCAAGATGCTCTCGGAGGGGCGCATCGGCGTGCCGGCCGCGGGCATGGGCGCGATTCCCGACCAGCTAGCCAAGCGCGCGGAGATGGCAGGGGCGACCATAGAGACGGGGACCGCGGTGTCGTCGGTCGATCCCAGTTCGACGGAGGCCGTCCTCACGGTCGACGGGGAGACCGTCGTCGCCGACGCCGTCGTCGTGGCGGCGGACCCGCCAGCTGCACGTGATCTCACCGGTCTCGGGTCGATTCCGACCGAGGCCCGGAGCTGCGTCACACTCTCCGTCGCGCGCCAGTCCCGGACCGGCCTCCCGACGGGCAAGCGCCTGATTCTCAACGCCGGGGAGTCCGGCCCGAATCAGGTGGCCCCGATGTCGGCCGTTGCGCCCGAGTACGCGCCGAGCGACGCGACGCTGTACAGCGCGACGTTCCTCGGAGACCGCGAGGAGAGCGACGAGACGCTGTTCGAGTCGGTCAGAGAGACGATGGCGTCGTGGTACCCCGAGGCCAACCTCGCGGACCTGGAGCTGGTCGCGACCGACCGCGTCCCGTTCGCCCAGTTCGCCCAGCCCCCGGGGTTCCGCGCCGGCCTGCCCACCGTCGACGACCCGGACGGGCCGGTGTTCCTCGCCGGCGACTACACCAGGTGGTCGTCGATTCAGGGAGCGCTGGAGAGCGGACGGGTGGCTGC
- a CDS encoding threonine synthase has protein sequence MDDPADHSLHCLDCGATFDPSGAVYRCPDCDGLLEVATDDEGLGDVDAATVRGRDDDGLHRYAEFLPFTRDTAVSIDEGATPSVSCPDLADDLGVGALLIKDEGRNPTGTVADRGLSLAVTAAVRQGAADVALPTTGNGGQSAAAYAGRAGIDSHSFVPTRCPFVNKAMVNVHGGDMTVVEGRYADALGAYEDAVADAEEWTPVGPASPYRRAGAKTVYFEFAEALGWEAPDAVVVPVGHGNVIAGIHEAVDDLDAAGLVEDAPRLYAVQPEGCPPVYDRWAEQGQLDSVETPDTIVGPLEVGDPAAGALAVDAVDRTGGRAVVVDDDAILEAGADAASETGVEVGATGGVAVAGARALAADGHLESDDTVALVNPIAGSKEADLLRSYLMSQGM, from the coding sequence ATGGACGACCCAGCTGATCACTCGCTCCACTGCCTCGACTGTGGCGCCACGTTCGATCCGTCCGGGGCGGTCTACCGGTGCCCCGACTGCGACGGCCTGCTGGAGGTGGCCACGGACGACGAAGGACTCGGAGACGTCGACGCGGCGACGGTGCGGGGCCGCGACGACGACGGCCTCCACCGGTACGCCGAGTTCCTGCCGTTCACTCGCGACACCGCCGTCAGCATCGACGAGGGAGCGACCCCGAGCGTGTCGTGTCCCGACCTGGCCGACGATCTGGGCGTCGGAGCGCTACTGATCAAGGACGAAGGGCGGAATCCAACGGGCACAGTGGCCGACCGCGGCCTCTCGCTGGCCGTCACGGCCGCCGTTCGGCAGGGCGCCGCCGACGTCGCACTGCCGACGACCGGCAACGGCGGGCAGTCGGCCGCGGCATACGCCGGCCGCGCCGGCATCGACTCGCACTCGTTCGTCCCGACGCGCTGTCCGTTCGTCAACAAGGCGATGGTCAACGTCCACGGTGGCGACATGACGGTTGTCGAGGGACGCTACGCCGACGCGCTCGGCGCGTACGAGGACGCTGTGGCTGACGCCGAGGAGTGGACGCCCGTCGGCCCAGCGTCGCCGTATCGTCGGGCGGGCGCCAAGACCGTCTACTTCGAATTCGCCGAGGCGCTCGGCTGGGAAGCGCCCGACGCCGTCGTCGTGCCGGTCGGTCACGGGAACGTCATCGCGGGCATTCACGAAGCCGTCGACGACCTCGACGCAGCGGGTCTGGTCGAGGACGCCCCGCGCCTCTACGCCGTCCAGCCCGAGGGCTGTCCGCCGGTGTACGACCGCTGGGCCGAACAGGGGCAACTGGACTCGGTCGAGACGCCCGACACCATCGTCGGCCCCCTGGAGGTCGGCGACCCGGCCGCCGGGGCCCTGGCCGTCGACGCGGTCGACCGGACCGGCGGCCGGGCCGTGGTCGTCGACGACGACGCCATCCTGGAGGCCGGCGCCGACGCGGCGAGCGAGACCGGCGTCGAAGTCGGCGCGACCGGGGGCGTCGCCGTCGCCGGCGCCCGTGCGCTCGCGGCCGACGGCCACCTGGAGTCCGACGATACCGTCGCGCTCGTCAATCCGATCGCCGGGAGCAAGGAGGCCGACCTGCTGCGGAGCTACCTGATGAGCCAGGGGATGTAG
- a CDS encoding J domain-containing protein, which translates to MLAELGPFPEWLLVGTLLGVLGSVVVAGLFLVANRLYPTPTATSDGRGDGEGRRRDELRAYLQAIDESYAEDHFVEGQHVAFYLPERDVAITFDARAFYRIERSPTTPVLVEHEMPGVQLGARLPFETPEVEFGTQVERDQVHPATAAFRELGLPAGATLEEVKRAYRRRVKEVHPDRGGDEDAFKRVREAYTTAKRHAAD; encoded by the coding sequence GTGCTCGCGGAACTGGGACCGTTTCCGGAGTGGCTCCTCGTCGGCACGCTGCTGGGCGTACTCGGCAGCGTCGTCGTCGCCGGCCTCTTCCTCGTCGCGAACCGGCTATACCCGACGCCGACGGCGACGAGCGACGGCCGGGGCGACGGGGAGGGACGGCGCCGCGACGAGCTACGGGCGTACCTCCAGGCCATCGACGAGTCCTACGCGGAGGACCACTTCGTCGAGGGTCAGCACGTCGCCTTCTACCTGCCGGAACGCGACGTCGCCATCACCTTCGACGCGCGCGCGTTCTACCGCATCGAGCGGTCGCCGACGACGCCGGTGCTCGTCGAACACGAGATGCCCGGCGTCCAGCTCGGCGCGCGTCTGCCCTTCGAGACGCCGGAAGTCGAGTTCGGGACGCAGGTCGAACGGGACCAGGTCCACCCCGCGACGGCGGCGTTCCGCGAACTCGGCCTCCCAGCAGGCGCGACGCTAGAAGAGGTCAAGCGAGCCTACCGACGCCGCGTCAAGGAGGTCCACCCCGACCGCGGCGGCGACGAGGACGCCTTCAAACGAGTCCGCGAGGCCTACACGACGGCCAAGCGACACGCCGCCGACTGA
- a CDS encoding proteasome assembly chaperone family protein: MDEFEIEWVADVDLDAPVLVEGLPGVGHVGKLAAEHLLEELESELLARVYSQHFPPQVSVEDGHAELANAEFHAVTPDEGQDVLVLSGDHQAQDNVGHYGLTDAFLDVAEEVGVETVYALGGVPTGELIEEYDVLGAATVESLTDELEDVGVEFRDNEPAGGIVGVSGLLLGLSERRDVPAACLMGETSGYLVDPKSAQAVLEILQDLIGFDVDYASLEERAEEMEEVVRKIQEMEQGPATPSDEDLRYIG; encoded by the coding sequence ATGGACGAGTTCGAAATCGAGTGGGTCGCGGACGTCGATCTCGACGCGCCGGTACTGGTCGAGGGGCTCCCGGGCGTCGGCCACGTCGGCAAACTGGCCGCCGAGCACCTCCTCGAGGAACTCGAGAGCGAACTCCTCGCGCGGGTGTACTCCCAGCACTTCCCGCCGCAGGTCAGCGTCGAGGACGGACACGCCGAACTGGCCAACGCCGAGTTCCACGCGGTCACGCCCGACGAGGGCCAGGACGTGCTCGTGCTCTCGGGCGACCACCAGGCCCAGGACAACGTGGGCCACTACGGCCTCACCGACGCCTTCCTCGACGTCGCCGAGGAGGTCGGCGTCGAGACGGTGTACGCGCTGGGGGGCGTCCCCACCGGTGAACTCATCGAGGAGTACGACGTCCTCGGGGCGGCCACGGTCGAGTCGTTGACCGACGAACTCGAGGACGTCGGCGTGGAGTTCCGCGACAACGAGCCCGCCGGCGGCATCGTCGGCGTCTCCGGGCTCTTGCTCGGTCTGAGTGAACGGCGTGACGTCCCCGCGGCCTGCCTGATGGGCGAGACGTCGGGCTACCTCGTCGACCCCAAGAGCGCCCAGGCCGTCCTGGAGATACTCCAGGACCTGATCGGCTTCGACGTCGATTACGCCTCGCTGGAGGAGCGTGCCGAGGAGATGGAGGAAGTCGTCCGAAAGATTCAGGAGATGGAGCAGGGACCCGCGACGCCGTCGGACGAGGACCTGCGCTACATCGGTTAG
- a CDS encoding RNA-protein complex protein Nop10 — protein sequence MRADIHVCSDWRAAHDRPVYTLADACPECGADAVNSAPAPFNPEDPHGKYRRSLKRRRRD from the coding sequence ATGCGCGCCGACATCCACGTCTGCTCGGACTGGCGCGCGGCCCACGACCGTCCAGTATACACGCTGGCGGACGCCTGTCCAGAATGCGGCGCAGACGCCGTCAACAGCGCTCCTGCGCCCTTCAACCCCGAGGACCCACACGGCAAGTATCGACGGTCTCTTAAGCGCCGACGCCGCGACTAG
- a CDS encoding translation initiation factor IF-2 subunit alpha translates to MKFSGWPEPGELAVGEVDDVNEDRGVYVDLDEYEDKRGFVHISEVASGWIKNVRDHVSEGQTVVVKVLDVNESSRQINLSIKDVNDHQRKEKIQEWKNAQKADNWMELAFGEDMDDEQYSAIANALLAEFGSLYDGFEQAAIHGHEALEDTDLDEDEIDAIVETARDNVSVPYVTVTGYVDLTCPESDGVECIKEALQAAEGNGEVPEEVDLEVTYVGSPEYRIRVQAPDYKQAESQLEESADRARAVVDGHGGTTGFHRERNVEDE, encoded by the coding sequence ATGAAGTTCAGTGGCTGGCCGGAACCCGGCGAACTCGCCGTCGGCGAAGTAGACGACGTCAACGAGGACAGGGGCGTCTACGTCGACCTCGACGAGTACGAGGACAAGCGCGGTTTCGTCCACATCAGTGAGGTCGCCAGCGGGTGGATCAAGAACGTCCGCGACCACGTCAGCGAGGGTCAGACCGTCGTCGTGAAGGTGCTCGACGTCAACGAGTCCTCGCGGCAGATCAACCTCTCGATCAAGGACGTCAACGACCACCAGCGCAAGGAGAAGATCCAGGAGTGGAAGAACGCCCAGAAGGCCGACAACTGGATGGAACTGGCCTTCGGCGAGGACATGGACGACGAGCAGTACTCCGCCATCGCCAACGCGCTGCTGGCCGAGTTCGGCTCGCTGTACGACGGGTTCGAGCAGGCCGCCATCCACGGCCACGAGGCCCTCGAGGACACGGACCTCGACGAGGACGAGATCGACGCCATCGTCGAGACCGCCCGGGACAACGTCTCGGTGCCCTACGTCACGGTCACGGGCTACGTCGACCTGACCTGTCCCGAGAGCGACGGCGTCGAGTGCATCAAAGAGGCCCTGCAGGCCGCCGAGGGGAACGGCGAGGTGCCCGAGGAGGTCGACCTCGAAGTGACCTACGTCGGCTCGCCCGAGTACCGCATTCGCGTGCAGGCCCCCGACTACAAGCAGGCCGAGTCCCAGCTCGAAGAGAGCGCCGACCGCGCCCGTGCCGTCGTCGACGGCCACGGCGGGACCACCGGGTTCCACCGCGAGCGTAACGTCGAAGACGAGTAA
- a CDS encoding 30S ribosomal protein S27e — translation MPGSFLKVECPDCENEQTVFSKAASEVACAVCGHTLVRPTGGEADIEGEVLETVAHR, via the coding sequence ATGCCAGGAAGCTTCCTCAAGGTCGAGTGTCCGGACTGTGAGAACGAACAGACCGTCTTCAGCAAGGCTGCCTCCGAGGTCGCCTGCGCCGTCTGTGGCCACACGCTCGTGCGGCCCACCGGCGGCGAGGCGGACATCGAGGGTGAGGTCCTCGAAACCGTCGCACACCGATGA
- a CDS encoding 50S ribosomal protein L44e — MEMPRRFNTYCPHCNEHQEHEVEKVRTGRQTGMKWIDRQEKRNSGIGNDGKFSKVPGGDKPTKKTDLKYRCSECGKAHLREGWRAGRLTFQE; from the coding sequence ATGGAGATGCCACGCCGGTTCAATACGTACTGTCCGCACTGCAACGAGCACCAGGAACACGAGGTCGAGAAGGTCCGTACCGGCCGCCAGACCGGGATGAAGTGGATCGACCGACAGGAGAAGCGCAACTCCGGCATCGGGAACGACGGCAAGTTCTCGAAGGTCCCCGGTGGCGACAAGCCCACCAAGAAGACGGACCTGAAGTACCGCTGCAGCGAGTGCGGCAAGGCCCACCTCCGCGAGGGATGGCGCGCCGGCCGACTGACGTTCCAGGAGTAA
- a CDS encoding HAH_0734 family protein: MKKLIIHGNPGVRKGGVIEYDGEEWNVFAVNVQGEWHGPEEPQLWCTIGKDDEHETFKYQDYIPMHLETENVDAEAVDVIRRKAEA; the protein is encoded by the coding sequence ATGAAGAAGCTGATCATCCACGGGAACCCCGGCGTCAGGAAGGGCGGCGTCATCGAGTACGACGGGGAGGAGTGGAACGTGTTCGCCGTCAACGTCCAGGGCGAGTGGCACGGGCCCGAGGAACCACAGCTCTGGTGTACCATCGGCAAGGACGACGAGCACGAGACGTTCAAGTACCAGGACTACATCCCGATGCACCTGGAGACGGAGAACGTCGACGCCGAGGCAGTCGACGTGATCCGGCGGAAGGCAGAGGCCTGA
- a CDS encoding DUF2298 domain-containing protein: protein MEFGLVALWLLVYLALLYAGATLATALFPRFADRGVGVALPLALAVLWLVTYFVGRLSLTAGVWLGVLVLVALAAYAGYRGETVDRGLYLEIAAVFTVAFLFLVAIRSADPGIRPIGGEKFLDFGLLKSLLRADSLPPEDMWFAGEPVAYYYGGHLVAAILTKITGTAGHYAYNLALAGFYAALVTAVYGLAGSVAADRGISRRAAGGFGAFFVGIASNLSTPVKFLVWFLPDGPANWLAETSGLPVEGLADGGPSEFGYWDASRVIEDDVADFAGFEPSAAFVIDEFPFFSWLNGDLHAHMMSTSFLLLAAALCFAYYQTPAAEVRRRRALLLGCLPPLAGLIAVVNTWSFPSVGGLVALTVILAPADPRSLLPAGAGGQPDETRLRDEGARLALGLGAAVVVIALGLLWSLPFWLGAASGREVAFLPDRSSLVELLLVHGVFLAAFVPYLYARTADATDRDTAQIVALVAFGVAAFAASVDLAALGLFLPLILGGWVLRRGAVHLDGVRAAPTTSSDGGQVSEATEAAEALEARVGRNGALGPSPVGFEMVLIVAGAGLVTLVEFAFVAENVGRMNTVFKTYMQVWVLWAVAAGVALAGFLDGWPSQSVPTWKPAAARVFAAVLIVSASLYAGLALSSHFAGNDVAGSDGPTLDGRAWMNESHPDEAQAIRWLDSNVEGRPTIVTGTPAGYSWYPPDGEGSSAPASMTGIPTVLGWHHEAQYRNKTVYRERLGHVETIYTGEPDQQAALLAEYDVRYVYVGPAERNNYGEITVGDVDGVSVHRTWGEVTLYRVETHWETE, encoded by the coding sequence ATGGAATTCGGTCTCGTCGCGCTGTGGCTACTGGTCTACCTGGCCCTCCTCTACGCGGGCGCGACGCTCGCAACCGCGCTGTTCCCCCGCTTCGCCGACCGCGGCGTGGGCGTGGCGTTGCCGCTGGCGCTCGCCGTCCTCTGGCTGGTCACCTACTTCGTCGGCCGCCTGTCGCTGACCGCCGGCGTCTGGCTCGGCGTGCTCGTCCTGGTCGCCCTCGCGGCCTACGCGGGTTATCGCGGCGAGACGGTCGACCGGGGGCTCTACCTGGAGATCGCAGCGGTGTTCACCGTCGCGTTCCTCTTCCTCGTCGCCATCAGGTCGGCCGACCCGGGCATCCGCCCCATCGGCGGCGAGAAGTTCCTCGACTTCGGCCTGCTGAAGTCGCTCCTCCGGGCCGACAGCCTGCCCCCAGAGGACATGTGGTTCGCCGGCGAGCCCGTCGCCTACTACTACGGTGGCCACCTCGTCGCCGCCATCCTGACGAAGATTACCGGAACCGCGGGCCACTACGCCTACAACCTCGCGCTGGCGGGGTTCTACGCCGCGCTCGTCACCGCAGTCTACGGGCTCGCGGGCTCCGTCGCGGCCGACCGGGGAATCTCCCGCCGCGCCGCGGGCGGGTTCGGCGCCTTCTTCGTCGGCATCGCGAGCAACCTCTCGACGCCCGTGAAGTTCCTCGTCTGGTTCCTGCCCGACGGCCCCGCGAACTGGCTCGCCGAGACGAGCGGACTCCCCGTCGAGGGGCTGGCCGACGGCGGTCCCTCCGAGTTCGGCTACTGGGACGCCAGCCGCGTCATCGAGGACGACGTCGCCGACTTCGCCGGCTTCGAGCCCAGCGCCGCCTTCGTCATCGACGAGTTCCCCTTCTTCTCGTGGCTCAACGGCGACCTGCACGCCCACATGATGAGCACGTCCTTCCTCCTGCTCGCCGCGGCGCTCTGTTTCGCCTACTACCAGACGCCCGCGGCCGAGGTCCGTCGACGGCGCGCGCTCCTCCTCGGCTGTCTCCCGCCGCTGGCCGGGCTGATCGCCGTCGTCAACACCTGGTCGTTCCCGTCGGTCGGCGGCCTGGTGGCGCTCACAGTCATTCTGGCTCCGGCCGACCCCCGGAGCCTGCTCCCCGCTGGTGCCGGCGGCCAGCCTGACGAGACCAGGCTTCGCGACGAGGGGGCTCGCCTCGCGCTCGGACTGGGGGCCGCCGTCGTCGTGATCGCGCTCGGCCTCCTCTGGTCGCTCCCCTTCTGGCTCGGCGCAGCCAGCGGCCGGGAGGTGGCATTCCTCCCCGACCGCTCGTCGCTTGTCGAACTCCTCCTCGTCCACGGCGTCTTCCTGGCGGCGTTCGTCCCGTACCTCTACGCCCGGACCGCGGACGCGACGGACCGCGACACCGCCCAGATCGTCGCCCTCGTCGCATTCGGGGTCGCCGCGTTCGCCGCGTCGGTCGACCTGGCCGCGCTCGGCCTGTTCCTCCCGCTGATCCTGGGCGGCTGGGTGCTCCGGCGCGGCGCCGTCCACCTCGACGGGGTGCGAGCAGCGCCGACGACGAGTTCCGATGGCGGCCAGGTCAGCGAGGCCACCGAGGCCGCCGAGGCCCTCGAGGCCCGCGTCGGACGGAACGGCGCACTGGGGCCTTCCCCCGTCGGCTTCGAGATGGTCCTGATCGTCGCGGGCGCCGGGCTGGTCACCCTCGTCGAGTTCGCCTTCGTCGCCGAGAACGTCGGCCGGATGAACACCGTCTTCAAGACCTACATGCAGGTGTGGGTGCTCTGGGCCGTCGCCGCCGGCGTCGCGCTGGCCGGGTTTCTCGACGGCTGGCCGTCCCAGTCAGTCCCGACGTGGAAGCCCGCCGCCGCCCGCGTCTTCGCCGCGGTCCTGATCGTCTCGGCGTCACTGTACGCGGGCCTCGCGCTGTCCTCGCACTTCGCCGGCAACGACGTCGCCGGGAGCGACGGCCCCACGCTGGACGGGCGCGCCTGGATGAACGAGAGCCACCCCGACGAGGCCCAGGCCATCCGGTGGCTCGATTCGAACGTCGAGGGGCGACCGACGATCGTCACCGGCACTCCAGCGGGATACAGCTGGTATCCCCCCGACGGCGAAGGGTCGAGCGCGCCCGCCAGCATGACCGGCATCCCGACCGTGCTCGGCTGGCACCACGAGGCCCAGTACCGCAACAAGACGGTCTACCGCGAGCGACTCGGCCACGTCGAGACCATCTACACCGGCGAGCCGGATCAGCAGGCCGCACTGCTCGCGGAGTACGACGTCCGCTACGTCTACGTCGGCCCCGCCGAGCGCAACAACTACGGCGAGATCACCGTCGGCGACGTCGACGGCGTGAGCGTCCACCGGACGTGGGGCGAGGTGACGCTCTACCGGGTCGAGACTCACTGGGAAACCGAATAG
- a CDS encoding glycosyltransferase → MARSVGIVVPAFRPDVERLRRYVYALDEALDPAAIRIELDDPKEAVPGELADLPATVNAVPYRRGKGAAVTAGFEALETDVLAFADADGSTPAEWFAVIVDRVRDGEADLAVGSRRHPDATVQSHQTLARRFLGDGFAWLAGQLLDEALYDYQCGAKAIDAAAWEMVREHLYDAGFAWDVELVAMTAALDLHIDEVPIEWQDQPGSTVSPVRTSLRMARALVTARHRAKQVRNSRLHTAIAARREEPTALVEKDE, encoded by the coding sequence ATGGCGCGGTCCGTCGGTATCGTGGTCCCCGCGTTCAGGCCCGACGTCGAACGCCTCCGCCGGTACGTGTACGCCCTCGACGAGGCACTGGACCCGGCCGCGATCCGCATCGAACTGGACGACCCGAAGGAAGCCGTCCCCGGGGAGCTTGCGGACCTGCCGGCGACGGTCAACGCCGTCCCGTATCGTCGCGGGAAGGGCGCGGCCGTCACCGCGGGTTTCGAGGCGCTGGAGACCGACGTCCTCGCTTTCGCCGACGCCGACGGGTCGACGCCCGCCGAGTGGTTCGCCGTTATCGTGGACCGCGTTCGCGACGGCGAGGCGGACCTGGCCGTCGGCTCGCGGCGCCACCCCGACGCGACGGTCCAGAGCCACCAGACGCTCGCCCGGCGATTCCTGGGCGACGGGTTCGCCTGGCTCGCCGGTCAGTTGCTCGACGAGGCGCTGTACGACTACCAGTGCGGCGCGAAGGCCATCGACGCCGCGGCCTGGGAGATGGTGCGCGAGCACCTCTACGACGCTGGTTTCGCCTGGGACGTCGAACTCGTCGCCATGACCGCCGCCCTCGACCTTCACATCGACGAGGTGCCCATCGAGTGGCAGGACCAGCCCGGGTCGACCGTCTCACCCGTCCGGACGTCGCTCCGGATGGCACGCGCGCTCGTGACCGCGCGCCATCGCGCGAAACAGGTCAGGAACAGTCGCCTCCACACTGCCATCGCCGCCAGACGCGAGGAGCCCACGGCCCTCGTGGAGAAAGATGAGTGA
- a CDS encoding GtrA family protein yields MSDSTPAVGELLSGVRFGKFASVGVVGAISDNTVLAVLTLLVGVQEMWSKAAGIETAILVMFLVNEHWTFAGAGEAGRGPLLKRLVKSHLVRSGGVAIQLTVYWFLTQQLAVELWVFGVDLWFLAASPIAIGIAMFVNYVFESLFTWRVHDT; encoded by the coding sequence ATGAGTGACTCGACGCCGGCCGTCGGTGAACTCCTCTCTGGCGTTCGCTTCGGGAAGTTCGCCTCCGTCGGCGTCGTCGGCGCCATCAGCGACAACACCGTCCTGGCCGTCCTCACGCTGCTCGTGGGCGTTCAGGAGATGTGGTCGAAGGCCGCGGGCATCGAGACGGCCATCCTCGTGATGTTCCTGGTCAACGAGCACTGGACGTTCGCCGGTGCCGGCGAGGCCGGCCGTGGCCCGCTGCTCAAGCGCCTGGTGAAGTCCCACCTCGTCCGCTCCGGCGGCGTCGCCATCCAGCTCACCGTCTACTGGTTCCTGACCCAGCAGCTGGCCGTGGAACTGTGGGTTTTCGGCGTGGACCTGTGGTTCCTCGCCGCGAGCCCCATCGCCATCGGTATCGCCATGTTCGTCAACTACGTCTTCGAGAGCCTGTTCACCTGGCGAGTCCACGATACGTAA
- the hpt gene encoding hypoxanthine/guanine phosphoribosyltransferase: protein MDQLKQSLLDAPIIEKNGYHYFVHPISDGVPMLRPELLREIVIKIIRKAELEDVDKIVTPAAMGIHISTAVSLMTDIPLVVVRKRQYGLEGEVALSQVTGYSENEMYVNDVYEGDRVLLLDDVLSTGGTLAALTGALDEIGADVRDIVSVIKKVDGENKLADAGYEAKTLINVDVVDGEVVIVDEHGDD, encoded by the coding sequence ATGGATCAGCTCAAGCAGTCGTTGCTCGATGCGCCGATCATCGAGAAGAACGGGTATCACTACTTCGTCCACCCGATCAGCGACGGCGTGCCGATGCTGCGACCCGAACTGCTCCGCGAGATCGTCATCAAGATCATCCGGAAGGCCGAACTCGAAGACGTCGACAAGATCGTCACCCCGGCGGCGATGGGCATCCACATCTCCACTGCCGTCTCACTCATGACCGACATCCCGCTCGTGGTCGTCCGGAAGCGTCAGTACGGCCTCGAGGGCGAGGTCGCACTCTCACAGGTCACGGGCTACTCCGAGAACGAGATGTACGTCAACGACGTCTACGAGGGGGACCGCGTGCTCCTCCTCGACGACGTGCTCTCGACCGGCGGGACGCTCGCGGCGCTCACCGGCGCACTGGACGAGATCGGCGCCGACGTTCGCGACATCGTCAGCGTCATCAAGAAGGTCGACGGCGAGAACAAACTCGCCGACGCTGGCTACGAGGCCAAGACGCTCATCAACGTCGACGTCGTCGACGGCGAGGTCGTCATCGTCGACGAGCACGGCGACGACTAG
- a CDS encoding DUF7344 domain-containing protein: MSNHTEQVTNVGRGVQDLSKGEIFDVLQNKRRRFVLQYLRRHGGPVELGDLATQVAAWEYETSCEGISKKQRKRVYTTLQQTHLPRMADVGIVAYDSDDGVIDTTCQTDDLTVYLEIVPGGEFPWREYYLSVGAVSLALVATLWVGLFPFTRIPPLVLATVIAIVLTISAGYQNLHGREMTLSEYESTSDD, from the coding sequence ATGAGTAACCATACAGAGCAAGTCACGAACGTGGGCAGGGGTGTCCAGGACCTCTCGAAGGGGGAGATATTCGACGTGTTGCAGAACAAGCGACGGCGATTCGTCCTCCAGTACCTCCGTCGGCACGGCGGGCCGGTGGAACTGGGCGACCTCGCGACGCAGGTTGCCGCCTGGGAGTACGAGACGTCGTGCGAGGGCATCTCGAAGAAACAGCGCAAGCGGGTCTACACGACGCTCCAGCAGACGCACCTCCCGCGCATGGCCGACGTGGGCATCGTCGCGTACGACTCCGACGACGGCGTCATCGACACGACGTGCCAGACCGACGACCTGACGGTGTACCTCGAGATCGTCCCCGGCGGGGAGTTCCCCTGGCGCGAGTACTACCTCTCCGTCGGCGCGGTCAGTCTGGCCCTCGTCGCGACGCTGTGGGTGGGTCTCTTTCCGTTCACCAGGATTCCACCGCTCGTGCTGGCGACGGTTATCGCAATCGTCCTCACGATTTCGGCCGGGTACCAGAACCTGCACGGGCGCGAGATGACGCTCTCGGAGTACGAGAGTACCAGCGACGACTAG